From the genome of Candidozyma auris chromosome 2, complete sequence, one region includes:
- the SUB2 gene encoding ATP-dependent RNA helicase SUB2, which yields MSHEGQEELLDYSDSEEIAVQPSTTTTDGDASNNKSADKKGSYVGIHATGFRDFLLKPELLRAIGDCGFEHPSEVQQVCIPQSILGTDVLCQAKSGLGKTAVFVLSTLQQLDPVPGEISTLVICHTRELAYQIRNEYARFSKYMPDVKTEVFYGGTPMARDVEKLKNKDTCPHIVVATPGRLHALVEEKGIRLNNIKSFVIDECDKVLESLDMRRDVQDIFRNTPHQKQVMMFSATLSQDIRPVCKKFMQSPLEIYVDDEAKLTLHGLQQYYIKLDEKEKNKKLSDLLDSLEFNQVIIFVRSTQRANELNKLLCACNFPSIAVHSGMKQEERIARYKSFKEFNKRICVSTDVFGRGIDIERINLAINYDLPSEADQYLHRVGRAGRFGTKGLAVSFISSKEDEEVLEKIQSRFDVKISEFPEEGVDPSTYMNT from the exons ATGTCTCACGAGGGCCAGGAAGAATTGTTGGACTACTCCGACTCCGAGGAGATCGCCGTTCAGCCATCTACTACTACCACTGACGGTGAcgcctccaacaacaagagcGCCGACAAAAAGGGCTCCTACGTTGGTATTCACGCCACTGGTTTCAGAgactttcttttgaagcctGAGTTGTTGAGAGCCATTGGTGACTGTGGTTTCGAGCACCCCTCTGAAG TTCAGCAGGTTTGCATCCCCCAGTCCATCTTGGGAACTGATGTTTTGTGCCAGGCTAAGTCTGGTTTGGGTAAGACTGCCGTGTTCGTCTTGTCGACTTTGCAGCAGTTAGACCCCGTCCCAGGTGAGATCTCCACTTTGGTCATTTGTCACACCAGGGAGTTGGCCTACCAGATCCGTAACGAGTACGCTCGTTTCTCGAAGTACATGCCTGATGTCAAGACCGAAGTCTTCTACGGTGGTACTCCAATGGCCAGAGACgtggaaaagttgaagaacaaggaCACTTGTCCTCACATTGTTGTGGCTACTCCAGGTAGATTGCACGCTCTTGTCGAGGAGAAGGGTATTCGTTTGAACAACATCAAGTCCTTCGTGATCGATGAGTGTGACAAGGTCTTGGAGTCCTTGGACATGAGAAGAGACGTTCAAGacatcttcagaaacaCTCCCCACCAGAAGCAGGTCATGATGTTCTCTGCTACTTTGTCTCAGGACATCCGTCCCGTGTGTAAGAAGTTCATGCAGAGCCCATTGGAAATCTacgttgatgatgaggctAAGTTGACCTTGCACGGTTTGCAGCAGTACTACATCAAGTTAGacgaaaaggaaaagaacaaaaagtTGTCTGACTTGTTGGACTCTTTGGAGTTCAACCAAGTCATCATTTTCGTCAGATCCACCCAAAGAGCCAAtgagttgaacaagttgttATGTGCCTGCAACTTCCCATCCATCGCCGTCCACTCTGGTATGAAGCAGGAGGAGAGAATCGCCAGATACAAATCTTTTAAGGAGTTCAACAAGCGTATCTGTGTCTCTACCGATGTTTTCGGAAGAGGTATTGATATCGAAAGGATCAATTTGGCCATCAACTACGATTTGCCAAGCGAGGCTGACCAATACTTGCACAGAGTCGGTAGAGCTGGTAGATTCGGTACCAAGGGTTTGGCTGTCTCTTTCATTTCTAGTaaggaggatgaggaagtcTTGGAAAAGATTCAGTCTAGATTCGATGTCAAGATCTCTGAGTTCCCTGAGGAGGGTGTCGACCCATCTACCTACATGAACACTTAA